The DNA window CCATCCCCGCAGACCATTACTGGGACTTCCACCCGCACCACGTGCACAGCGAGTTCGAGAGCTTCGCCGAGAACCACTTCACGGAGCTGCAGAGTGTGCAGCCcccccagctgcagcagctctacCGCCACATGGAGCTGGAGCAGATGCACGTGCTCGACACCCCCATGGCACCCACCCATGCCAGCCTCGGCCACCAGGTGCGTGCAGCGCCACCCGCCCAGCCCGGCCCAGCCCGCAGCCTGTGGTAAGGCCGGCGCTTCGCAGGAAGCTGACACAGGCTCTTACTCAACTCGGCTTCCTGCCCCACAGCGCCAACGGCGGCGGGAGCCTCAACGGCTGTCTTCTGACCCCCGACTGACCTCGTGACCCTACACCTCTTATCTCCTCTCACCCCACCATGGAGAGAGGCCAGATAATTCCCACACCCCTACTGATCCTCTCCACCCTGATGGCCTTGTCATAGGCCCTCCTGACCCCCACTGGCCAAAGCCCCCATCAGTGGCCCTTCATGGATCCGGCATGCAGGTCACTGAGCCTTGACCTCCtggcttctccctctccccactgaccACCCCCCTCAGCTGCACCAACTCTAATCCCAGTGACCTCTGTTGACCTCTACCATCCTCACTGTCCTCCATCACCCCTTCAGGCACTTGTCACCCACCTATTAAACCCCACTCACTCTGGTGCCCAACTCTCCAGCACCTCCTCCCCCCCGGGCTGCTGCGGGGGGCCCACggcatatgagaaaaagatgccCCTTCCCCTGGCCACGCAGCCCCGAACCAGGGGAGTGAGTGGGGGTTTCAGCAGCCACTCCTCCCCACAACCTGGCCCCTCTGTGTGGTGACCCTGCCCGACCCCACAACCCACCTTTCTCCCGCATGCTCTGCCTCTTGCTGGCCTCCCATTTCAGCATCCCCTCTTCTCTCACCCAGCTGACCCCCTACCTGGCAGCGCTGAGCTTTGAACTGTCCCTCACTGACCTCAACCCTCTTTCGGCCACCTTCCCAGGTTTCCTACCTACCCCGGATGTGCCTCCCGTACCCCTCCCTGTCCCCGGCCCAGCCCAGCTCGGATGAGGAGGAGGGCGAGCGGCAGAGCCCCCCACTGGAAGTGTCTGACGGGGAGGCCGACGGCCTGGAGCCAGGGCCTGGCCTCCTGCACGGGGAGACAGGTAGGGGGATGCCCAGAGCCAGCCTGGACCCAGCCCGGGCCCGGTTTCATGCCCACCTCGGCCCAAGCCGGCGGACGTGGCAGGGAGGCCATAGAGCTGAGAgtacgtgtgtgtgcgtgcgcgtgtgcgAGCGTTTGCCAGTGTGTTTCGGGGGAGTGCCTGTGAGTGTCTCTGCGCACGTCTGAGCACAGGCGCTGTAGCGAGGTGTGCGCACGCGCGCCAGCGTAGTCCTTCCGAAGCTACCattggggcggggcggggcggggcggggcggggcggggcggtaCCATGTGGAGGGAGCTTGGCGGGCTGGGTGCGGGAGTGCGCGCTGACCACCTCCGGCCGCAGGCAGCAAGAAGAAGATCCGCCTGTATCAGTTCCTGCTGGACCTGCTGCGCAGCGGCGACATGAAGGACAGCATCTGGTGGGTGGACAAGGACAAGGGCACCTTCCAGTTTTCGTCCAAGCACAAGGAGGCGCTGGCGCACCGCTGGGGCATCCAGAAGGGCAACCGCAAGAAGATGACCTACCAGAAGATGGCTCGCGCGCTGCGCAACTACGGCAAGACGGGCGAGGTCAAGAAGGTCAAGAAGAAGCTCACCTACCAGTTCAGCGGGGAGGTGCTGGGCCGCGGGGCCCTGGTCGAGCGGCGCCACCCACCCCACTGAGCCCAGCCCCAAGCCCGCCGGGCCGCCAGGTCTCCCCGCTGGCCATAGCATTAACCCCTCGCCCGGCTGGACACAGGGGGGAAGCTTCCAGGGGCCAGGGGCAGGACTGTGGCGGGCCTCTccgcccagcccctcctcctctaaGACCCCTATCCACACCCTTGCTTCGCCTCCCACCAGGACTCCAGCCCCGGCTCCAGAAGGCCGCCTGGGCGTCTGGCCTCAGCGAAGGGTCAGCTTGCTTAGTACTAGCAGTACTTCCTTGGGAGTTCGAAGTCATCTTATTCGTGTAAATTGAATCCTTCTCCTCTTTaagcatccctccctccctccccacaccttTCCCCCATCAGcttcctgaaaaaacaaaacattaaagtTATTCTCAGTGAGTCCTCTTGTAGTACAGAGtctcttttgaaatgttttgtgggagcacccgttgtggctcagtgggttaagaacccaacatggtgtctgtgaggatgtgggttgaagatctcatgttgctgcaggctgcagtgtaggtcacagaggtgttTTGGATCTGGTGTCATGGCTGTGGGTTAGGccgacagctgtggctctgattcagcccctagcctgggagctttcatatgtgTCAGGTGTCATATGTGtcaggtgtggggaaaaaaaatgttttgtgcaCCTtgtctgcccccccaccccccgccatcTGATatgtcttttcctcatttgtcCCTCGGGCATTTACTAAGGATCCTTTCCAATGCTGGACACTGGGGACATGAGGACAGATGACACATTGTACCTGACCAGGATTTAGAGCCTGTGGATGGAAGAGTCCTCAGTTGTTCTTAGgcaaataaatcattaaaaagccCTCTGCAacgaataaattttttttagatgCCTCCATGAGCCTTAAGCTTATAAGCTGTAGGCTATGACCCTAgtgatgattataataataataatggcaacaacactggattttttGGCCATTTTATTACATGTCATCCCTGAGGAGTGGTATCTAATAGCATCccattttataaactgaaaaacTGAGGCTCTTAGAGGTCAAATAGTTTGTCCTAGTTCACACCACGAGTAAGGGGTGGGCTGGATCCCATCCCACGTGGGCTGCTACGTCATTGTAATGTGAGAAGCTTCACGTGTCTGCGAGAGGGTAACCCGTAGCTCGTAGCTCGGTCAGGAGCAGGAATTAAGCCCCAGAGCTCTTGTCAGCTGCAGTGTCCTCATGGGATCCTTGCCAGCAGGACCCTGGTACAAGCGAACCTCTCGAGTGTACCCTTGTGTCTGGTCCCTCTGGCTTAGAGCCTATGGCaggggagagacagaaaaagatgaTCAGGGAAACCTGTAAGCTCTTGCTTCCAACAGTAGCAAGAAGAGGCAGCCAACAGTGTGGGACTGAGGAACTTTGCTCAGCAGCCTGCAGACCTCAGAGAACCCAGATTCTGGGGCCATTCCTGTTGGGACAGAttaccccccccaacacacactctACCTCCTCGCCCCAAGGGCTTGGGCTGGGGAAGCCCATCCGCAACACCCCCTATGCAGGGCTCCTAGCCCCGAGCGAGGGAAATGGGCTCAGTTCCCTTTTAAAGAAGGCCCAGGAGCATGAGATgcattttctggttttgtttgtgtttttgtttgtttgtttttggctgcacccctggcatgaagttcccgtgccagggattgaacccgagcaaaagcagtgacaacgttggatccttaactaggtgagccacatgggaactccatgagatgCCTTTTAAATGTGGTTAAAATGGCAGAAAAGAATGATTTCAGTGTTGAAAAGGCGAGTAGGTTTTGACCACATGGACAACGCTTGTGTATAGAATTCCTTCCCCCTGATGACGGGGGACAAATGAACTTCCCCGGTATTGGGTCTTGCTTGCAGTGGGTCACAcgtaatttccttctttctgggtAGCAACTGACATTCGTGATGTGACCTGGAGGTGGGTGTAGGGGCAGTCACGGGGCAGAAGGTCACAGAGAAATAGTGATTCAGGGCAGCCAGGATGCagggcagcccagcccagggtTTGTGCACATAACCGCTACCTGGCAAGGATGCGTTTGACCCATCAGCCTCAGACTTAAGGGCCCTGCACACTCCCACCACATGATTTACCTGTCAGAAGACGTACAGACAGGGCATGGAGTACCCCTGAAGTTCAGGGAGGATTGGGGGACAGAAGCTGTGATAGTGGGCtgatgggggaggggccaggggccagccaGGCACAATGGGGCCCCACATTCTCCTGGAGAGCCCTTGATCTCTGGAATTTGTCTATATTTAGCAGGTGGCTGGGCAGGGTGCAGATAaggagggcctggggagggggcagcccctTATATAGTAGGGGGACGGGTGCCTGCTCAGATTCTCTTTGGGGAGCCTGTGCCTGCTC is part of the Sus scrofa isolate TJ Tabasco breed Duroc chromosome 2, Sscrofa11.1, whole genome shotgun sequence genome and encodes:
- the SPI1 gene encoding transcription factor PU.1 isoform X1, whose protein sequence is MLQACKMEGFPLVPPQPSEDLVPYDTDLYQRQTHEYYPYLSSDGESHSDHYWDFHPHHVHSEFESFAENHFTELQSVQPPQLQQLYRHMELEQMHVLDTPMAPTHASLGHQVSYLPRMCLPYPSLSPAQPSSDEEEGERQSPPLEVSDGEADGLEPGPGLLHGETGSKKKIRLYQFLLDLLRSGDMKDSIWWVDKDKGTFQFSSKHKEALAHRWGIQKGNRKKMTYQKMARALRNYGKTGEVKKVKKKLTYQFSGEVLGRGALVERRHPPH
- the SPI1 gene encoding transcription factor PU.1 (The RefSeq protein has 2 substitutions compared to this genomic sequence), with the translated sequence MLQACKMEGFPLVPPPSEDLVPYDTDLYQRQTHEYYPYLSSDGESHSDHYWDFHPHHVHSEFESFAENHFTELQSVQPPQLQQLYRHMELEQMHVLDTPMAPTHASLGHQVSYLPRMCLLYPSLSPAQPSSDEEEGERQSPPLEVSDGEADGLEPGPGLLHGETGSKKKIRLYQFLLDLLRSGDMKDSIWWVDKDKGTFQFSSKHKEALAHRWGIQKGNRKKMTYQKMARALRNYGKTGEVKKVKKKLTYQFSGEVLGRGALVVRRHPPH